The Streptomyces laurentii region CGGATCTGGTCGTTCGTCGTCCCCCACCCGCCGCTGCTGCCCGACTACGCCGCCCAGGCCCCTTACAACGCGGTCCTCGTCGAACTCTCCGACTCTCCCCGCATCCGTCTCGCCGGCAACGTCGTCGCCGCCCCCGACGCCCCGCTCGACTCCGTCGACCCGGCCCGGCTGCGTATCGGCGCGCCCGTGAAGGTGGTCTTCGCCGAGATCGACGGGATCACCGTGCCGCGCTGGCTCCTGGAGCGCGGATGACGATCACGGTGGAACGCGACACCGGCACCGGAGTCGCCGTCGTCACCCTCGACCGGCCCGCCCGGCACAACGCCCTCACCCTCGCCATGGCCCGCCAACTCTCCGACGCCTGGCGGGGGTTCCGGTACGAGGACGACGTCCGCGCGATCGTCGTCACCGGCGCCGGCCAACGAGCCTTCTGCACCGGCGTCGATCGCACCTCGGTCGCCGAACTGCCGCAGCCCGCCTCCCCGTTCACGATCGACGATCCACTCCTCGCCATCGGACCCAAGTCCAACGACCTGTGGAAGCCGGTCATCGCCGCCGTCGAGGGCATGGCCTGCGGCGGGGCCTTCTACCTGCTCGGCGAGGCCGAGTTCCTGATCGCGGGCGAGGGCGCCGAATTCTTCGACCCGCACACCACGTACGGCATGGTCAGCGCCTACGAGTCGATCCTCATGGCGCAGCGGATGCCGTACGGGGAGGCCGCCCGGATGGCGCTGATGGGCACCGCCGAACGGATCTCCGCCGAGCGCGCGCACACCATCGGGCTGGTCTCCGAACTGACCGTACGGGGTGGGGCGTTGGCGGCGGCGCGGCAGGCGGCCGCCACCCTCGCCGCGTACCCGACCGAGGCCGTGCAGGGCACCGTACGGGCCCTGTGGTCGGCCCGCGAGCCCGCCAGGTCCCAGGCGCTGGCGCACGCCCCGCACCTGATCGCGCTGGGGAACCTGCCGCCGGAACGGCAGGCCGGACTGTTCACCCGGCGCGTCAAGGGAGAGGAAGCCGAGGTCAGGATCCGTTAGCGGGGCTGGGCGGGCGAGGTCGTGGCCGTCTCGTCCTCCCAGACGTTGCCCACGGTGCAGATCTTCGCCTTGTCGACGGACCCCGGGTTCTTCATCTTGACGTCGTACAGCTTCTCGCTCGTGCCGTCGACGGAGACCAGGATCTCGCCGCTGTCGACCGGCACGTTCTCGCGCTCCTGGAAGGTCAGGGCGACCCGGTACAGGCCCGTCACCCCTGGCTTCGCCTTCACCCGCACGGTGGCGGTGGTGTCGGCCTTCCGGGCCGCCCGGTTCTTCCGCTTCTTCTCGGCCGGCTTCACGCAGTCGACCACGACGACCTCGACGTCCGGCGCGACGGAGGCGGTCGGCGAGGGCGAGGACGAGGAGCTGTCGTCGCCGTTCCCGGAGTCGGAGCCGGACCCCGATCCGTAGTCGTCGTCATCGTCGTCGTAGTGGTTCTTCTTGCTCGACGTCGAGCAGCCGCCGCCCGAGTCGTCGCTCTTGCCGTGGTCGCTGCTGCCGCCGTGACTGCCGTGACCGCCGCGTCCGGTCTGGAAGCCGGTCAGCGCGAGGACGACCACCGTCAGGGTCGCCGCGAGCTTCAGCCTGGTGCGGATCATTTCCCCGTTCCCCCACCCGCTCGATAAGACGTGTACGCGTCACCCTAGCGTCGCCGTCCGCTCGACAGGACACCCCCCGGGACCCGGCGTAGCGTCGTGACCGAGAGCCGACCGAAGGGAGGCCGCACGGTGATCCGCAACATCGTGGGTTCGGTCCTGGCACTCGCAGGAGCGACGGCCG contains the following coding sequences:
- a CDS encoding hypothetical protein (identified by MetaGeneAnnotator; putative;~sequence version:1), with protein sequence MIRTRLKLAATLTVVVLALTGFQTGRGGHGSHGGSSDHGKSDDSGGGCSTSSKKNHYDDDDDDYGSGSGSDSGNGDDSSSSSPSPTASVAPDVEVVVVDCVKPAEKKRKNRAARKADTTATVRVKAKPGVTGLYRVALTFQERENVPVDSGEILVSVDGTSEKLYDVKMKNPGSVDKAKICTVGNVWEDETATTSPAQPR
- a CDS encoding enoyl-CoA hydratase (Crotonase/Enoyl-Coenzyme A (CoA) hydratase superfamily. This superfamily contains a diverse set of enzymes including enoyl-CoA hydratase, napthoate synthase, methylmalonyl-CoA decarboxylase, 3-hydoxybutyryl-CoA dehydratase, and dienoyl-CoA isomerase; cd06558;~Enoyl-CoA hydratase [Streptomyces venezuelae ATCC10712];~Enoyl-CoA hydratase/carnithine racemase [Lipid metabolism]; COG1024;~identified by MetaGeneAnnotator; putative;~oxyanion hole (OAH) forming residues;~substrate binding site [chemical binding];~trimer interface [polypeptide binding]) yields the protein MTITVERDTGTGVAVVTLDRPARHNALTLAMARQLSDAWRGFRYEDDVRAIVVTGAGQRAFCTGVDRTSVAELPQPASPFTIDDPLLAIGPKSNDLWKPVIAAVEGMACGGAFYLLGEAEFLIAGEGAEFFDPHTTYGMVSAYESILMAQRMPYGEAARMALMGTAERISAERAHTIGLVSELTVRGGALAAARQAAATLAAYPTEAVQGTVRALWSAREPARSQALAHAPHLIALGNLPPERQAGLFTRRVKGEEAEVRIR
- a CDS encoding hypothetical protein (DUF35 OB-fold domain; pfam01796;~DUF35 domain-containing protein [Streptomyces fulvissimus DSM40593];~Predicted nucleic-acid-binding protein containing a Zn-ribbon [General function prediction only];~Rubredoxin-like zinc ribbon domain (DUF35_N); pfam12172;~UniProt-pubmed:11572948; UniProt-pubmed:16169927; UniProt-pubmed:20624727; UniProt-pubmed:20418400; UniProt-pubmed:12910271; UniProt-pubmed:21463507; UniProt-pubmed:18375553; UniProt-pubmed:20581206; UniProt-pubmed:20064060;~identified by MetaGeneAnnotator; putative), coding for MLTPVIDEDGAPFWEYAARGELRVQTCGACDEPRFPPRPCCPYCQSFDSTWRRVSGRGRIWSFVVPHPPLLPDYAAQAPYNAVLVELSDSPRIRLAGNVVAAPDAPLDSVDPARLRIGAPVKVVFAEIDGITVPRWLLERG